Genomic DNA from Streptomyces venezuelae:
AGCGCATGCTGCGCCTGACGGCGGCGGTCCCCGGGCTGCCGGTGCACGAACAGGTCAGCGCCGGCCTCGACGCGTTCCTCGGGTATGTGGAGAGTCACGCGCAGGGTTTCCGCGCCTTCCACCGGGCCGAGGCGGCGGGCGACCCGCTGGTCCGCGAGGTCTACCGCAACGGTCTCGCCGCGCAGGAGCGGCAGATCCTCGCGGCTCTCGCCGCGGACCCGGCCGCGTCGGACGTCACCCAGGATCTGCCCGCGCTGCGTCTCGCGGTGCGCGGGTGGCTCGCGTTCATGGTGGCGGTCTGTCTGGAATGGCTGGAAGAACCGGACCTGACGCGTGAGCAGGTCAGGGACCTGTGCGCGAAGGCGCTGCTGGGCGCGATCACGCGCTGAGGCGGAGCACCTCGCGCAGCCGGGCGGGCGTCGTGAAGAGGTGGCCGCGCACGCCGACGGCCTCGGCGGCGCGGATGTTCTCCTCGCGGTCGTCCACGAAGAGGACGCGTCCGGGCTCGGCGCCGAGCGCCTCCAGGCACCAGCGGTAGGCGCCGGGTTCCGGCTTGGCGTGGCCTATGCGGCACGAGAAGGCGCACACCTGGAAGTGCTTGAGCCAGGAATGCCGCTCTTCGTAATGGGCGGCCAGTTCCTCCGGGATGTTGGAGAGCAGCGCGACGGGTTGTCCCGCGGCCGTCAGCTCCTCGACGAGGGTGACCATCGTGTCGTCGACGGCGCTCCAACTGGCGAGGTCGGCCTCGATGAGCCGCGCGACGCGGGCCTCGTCGAACGCGGTGCCGAGGGCGTCGGCCACCCGCTTCCAGTACGCGACGCCGTTCACGTCCCCGCGGTCGTACGGCTGACGCAGCCCCCAGTAGGCGTCCCAGAAGGCCGGTGCGGGTCCGCCCGCGAGCGCTGCCAGACGTTCCTTGCCGGCCTCGGACTGGTGGCGCGCGATGACGCCGAACATGTCGAAGAGCACGACGTCGGAAGCGGCGTCGAGAGGGCGGTGAGGGTTGTTCATGGGGGTCATGCCTTTCGTACGGTCACGCCCGCCGCGGCGAGCAGGTCGGTCTCGGCGTCCGGTGCCGCGTCGTCCGTGACGACGGCGTGCAGGGCGTCGGCGGCCGCGACGAAGGCCAAGGCGGTACGGGAGAGCTTCGCGGCGTCCGCGACGGCGATGACGCGGCGGGCGGAGCCGATCGCGGCGCGCTTCACGGCGGCGTCGTCGAGGTCGTAGGCGGTGAGGCCGTCCGCCGCCGTCAGGCCGCAGCAGCCGATCACGGCGGTGTCGAAGCGCAGTGCGGCCAGCGACGCGGTGGTCAGCGGGCCGGTGAGGGCCAGCTCGCCGGGGCGTGGCCGCCCGCCCGGCACGAGCAGCGTCACCTGCGGCGCGGCCGACAGGGCGTTCACCGCGTGCAGGGACAGCGGCATCACGGTCAGACGGCGGTGCTCCAGGGCGCGGGCGACCTCCAGGCAGGTCGTACCGCTGTCGACGACGACGGACTCCCCGTCCGCGATCAGTCCGGCCACGGCGGCGGCGATGCGTCGCTTCGCCGCGAGGCCTTCCTGCTCCCGCAGGACGAACGGCGGCTCCTCGCCGCGCAGCAGCAGGCTCCGCGCGCCTCCGCGATAACGCTCCAGGACGCCCTGTTCCGCCAGGGCCTCCAGGTCGCGGCGGATGGTCATCTCGGAGGCGCCCGTCAGCCGGGCGAGTTCCGCGACACCGAGCCGCCCCGCCTCGCGCACGGCGTCGGTGATCTGCCTCAGTCGATCTGTACTGGCCACCCCCACATCAAACAACAAAACTGTTCGCAGATCAATCTTCCGAACAACGTTCCTGTTCGTTATGTTCGAAGGCATGGAGAGAACACTGCGAGCCGGCCGCCTGGCCACCTTCGCCTACTTCGCGCTGAACGGCTTCCTCATGGGGATGTGGATCGTCCACATCCCCGCCGTCGAGGACCGGGCCGGGATCAGCCACGCCGTGCTCGGCTGGCTCCTGCTGCTGCTCGGCGCCGGTGCTTTCGTGGGCATGCAGATCGTCGGCCCGCTCACCGACCGGCTCGGCGCCCGCACCGTGGTGCCCGTCAGTGCCGCCCTGTGCGCCGCCGCCGTGGTCCTGCCGGGGCTCGCCACGAACGTGTGGACGCTGGGGGCCGCGCTGCTGGCCCTCGGCCTCGGCAACGGCTGCCTGGACGTCAGCATGAACGCCCACGCCGTGCAGGTCGAGCGCGGCTACCGACGGCCCGTCATGTCCGCCTTCCACGCGACGTTCTCCATCGGCGGTGTCCTCGCCGCGCTGGTCGGAGCCCGCACGCTCAGTTGGGGCTGGAGCCCGGCGGCGACGCTCGGCGCGGTGGCCGCGCTCGGTGCCGTGGCGGCGGCCGTGTCCGCTCCGGCCCTGCTGCGTCCCCGATCCGCGGACGCCGCGTCACCGCGGACACCGGAACCAGCCGCGTCCTCTGTCGCTCGGCGCGCGACACCGCGCCGGATCTGGGTCCTCGCCGCCCTCGCCCTGATGCTCATGCTCTGCGAAGGGGTGGCGAACGACTGGAGCGTCCTGCACCTGCGCGACGTGCTCGACGCGCCCGCCGCGACCGCGGCGCTCGCCTACGGCGCCTTCGCCACGGCCATGACCGTCGGCCGCCTGCTCGCCGACCGGGTGGCCGCGCGGTGCGGCCCGGTGGCCATCCTCCGGTACGGCGCGGCCGTGGCCGCGGCGGGCCTGACGGTGGCGGCACTGTCCCCCTGGATCCCGCTCGCCCTGGTGGGCTGGACCGTGTTCGGCGCGGGCCTCTCCGGGTGCATCCCCCAGCTGTTCAGTGCCGCGGGCCACGCGGACCCCGAGGCCGCGGGTGTCAACGTCTCGCGGGTGGCGGGGCTCGGCTACCTCGGCATGCTCGCGGGACCCGCGGTCATCGGCCCGCTGACCCACTTCGTGCCGCTCAACCTGACGTTCTTCCTGCCGGTGGCGTTCTGTGTGGTCGCGGCCTGCGCCGCGGGCGTTCTGCGGGAGACCCCTCAAGGGGCGGAGAACCCCGCCCGGAAGTGCTCCAGCAGTGTCTGACGCGACGCGGCGGTGGCGAGCCGGTCCGCCACCCAGAGGTAGAAGTCGTCGGCGAGCTCGTCCAGCCAGTCGTACGCCGGGTCGAAGGGACCGGAATCCGGTGCCGCGTAAGGGAGTTCGAACTCAGTGGCGCCGCCGGAGCCGATGACGGAGAAGTGCCGCGTGCCGTCGGCCGACGAGGCCTGCCGGACCGAGACCGACGCGCAGTCCCACCTTCGCGCCCCGAACTGGAGCCACAGCGTCCCGGTGCCCTCCCCGGCGCCGTACAGCGCGGCCGCCGCCTGCTCGCCCTCCCCGGGAAGGTGGACGAAGCCGTGGCAGCCGCCGCCGGACGCGGGGGAGAGGAGCCCCGAACCGGGGTCCAGGTCCCACACCCGGCCGTGCCGGTCGTAGTCCGACAGGCGTGTCATCAGCCGCGAGGCTCCAGGCCGAGCTCGCGGTCCACGGCCGCGCTGCTCCGCGTGGCGGCCGCGATGACGGCGCGCCAGCTGCCGTACTTGACGTACTGCTGCTCCGCCGTCGGGCCGAGCGGGTTGCCGTACTTCTTCATGTTGCGCGCCTCCAGGGCCTGAACGGCCTCGGGTGACATGCCCGCGCGCGTGATGTCCTTGGCTTCGTTGCGCATGTCCACCAGTTTGCGGGCGATCTCCTCGTCCGAGCGGCCCGCGGCGTGCATCTCGTCGGCCACGCGCTCCATGTCGTCGAGCAGCCGGTGGTAGCGGATCCGGGTCTCGCGCGCCTGCGCGCGCTGCTCCGGAGTCATCTCCCGGATCATGCACACGGCGGGATCGCTGCTGGTGCACGACTCGTCGACGACGGCCGGCGCGGTGGCGGCAAGGATGGTCGCCTGAGCCGCGTGAGCCTGCCCCGGAGCGCCGAGGAACCCGCTCACCGCGGTGAACAGGGCGAGCAGGAAGAGGGCGACGGAACGGCCCGGGGCCGTGGGGGCGGGCACGGATCTCGACATGGGGGAGGGGTCTCGCTTTCTTGCCTGAGAACGTACGAGCAGGGATAAATCGGACGTTACGGCGGTGGGGCGAGGGCACGCGGGCGCGGCATGGACGCGTTCGGGTGACCGTGAGGCGCCGAAGGGGGCGCCACAGGTCCGTGCGAAGACCAAATGGTGGCGCTTCGAGTTCTCAGGGCGCGCCTGGCGTGGGTGGGGCGGGCGCATGTTCGCTGCGCGGGGCCGGATCGCCGCCGCGTTCGCTCACCCGCGTTCCCACTTCCCGCATGGGAGGCGGGCCCGACTCGATGGCGGCGATCAGCTGACGGATGAGCGCGGCGCCGGGCGGCCCCGTCAGAACGGCCACCACTCGCTCCTGCACAGCCGCACCCGCCACGTCCGGGGCGCTCCCGCCAGAACCCGTCGGCCCGCGCGGCGCGGCCGCCTCCGCCACGCCCACCGCCCCGGCCAACGCCTTGTGCGCCC
This window encodes:
- a CDS encoding MFS transporter; translated protein: MERTLRAGRLATFAYFALNGFLMGMWIVHIPAVEDRAGISHAVLGWLLLLLGAGAFVGMQIVGPLTDRLGARTVVPVSAALCAAAVVLPGLATNVWTLGAALLALGLGNGCLDVSMNAHAVQVERGYRRPVMSAFHATFSIGGVLAALVGARTLSWGWSPAATLGAVAALGAVAAAVSAPALLRPRSADAASPRTPEPAASSVARRATPRRIWVLAALALMLMLCEGVANDWSVLHLRDVLDAPAATAALAYGAFATAMTVGRLLADRVAARCGPVAILRYGAAVAAAGLTVAALSPWIPLALVGWTVFGAGLSGCIPQLFSAAGHADPEAAGVNVSRVAGLGYLGMLAGPAVIGPLTHFVPLNLTFFLPVAFCVVAACAAGVLRETPQGAENPARKCSSSV
- a CDS encoding HAD family hydrolase, which produces MNNPHRPLDAASDVVLFDMFGVIARHQSEAGKERLAALAGGPAPAFWDAYWGLRQPYDRGDVNGVAYWKRVADALGTAFDEARVARLIEADLASWSAVDDTMVTLVEELTAAGQPVALLSNIPEELAAHYEERHSWLKHFQVCAFSCRIGHAKPEPGAYRWCLEALGAEPGRVLFVDDREENIRAAEAVGVRGHLFTTPARLREVLRLSA
- a CDS encoding DeoR/GlpR family DNA-binding transcription regulator, which gives rise to MASTDRLRQITDAVREAGRLGVAELARLTGASEMTIRRDLEALAEQGVLERYRGGARSLLLRGEEPPFVLREQEGLAAKRRIAAAVAGLIADGESVVVDSGTTCLEVARALEHRRLTVMPLSLHAVNALSAAPQVTLLVPGGRPRPGELALTGPLTTASLAALRFDTAVIGCCGLTAADGLTAYDLDDAAVKRAAIGSARRVIAVADAAKLSRTALAFVAAADALHAVVTDDAAPDAETDLLAAAGVTVRKA
- a CDS encoding TetR/AcrR family transcriptional regulator, yielding MAANPQERTRRRLSTEERREQLLSVGARLFAQKPYDDVWIERVAEIAGVSRGLLYHYFPTKRDFFAAVVRRESERMLRLTAAVPGLPVHEQVSAGLDAFLGYVESHAQGFRAFHRAEAAGDPLVREVYRNGLAAQERQILAALAADPAASDVTQDLPALRLAVRGWLAFMVAVCLEWLEEPDLTREQVRDLCAKALLGAITR